The DNA sequence GTTTTGCTGTGCCTCAACTTTTACCATAGTTTTTATCAAGTTAATCATATAAATAGTCAGACTGGAAGGAGTAACAGCTTTTATGACCTGCAGAAGGTAATGAATGATAAGTGATCGCTGGAAGAAATCGACTATAGCCTCTCAAAATATACGTAGGTAGgcctatgtctgtctgtgaagTAGTGTTTTACTTCCTTGTTAGTGATAATCTCTGTCTGCTTTACTGAGATGATGGAATGCACGAGAAGGGGGATTAAGAGTCTGGTGTTTCCCTGAAGATTTACTTTTGCTAAAGCAGGTGCAAACTTGATATCttactctctgtctgtgtccgcTGTGCTTTAACTGAAAAGAATAATAACATTATGATTTCCCCTAACTCTGCATGAGTTTGTGCTGTGATGTTTATGGGTTATGTCATCTGGAACCTTTAATAAATCATAAATGAGAGCTTTGGAACATTGAGTTCAGAACTCTAGCGCACTCTTCCTAATCAAATAGTTGAGTTCCAGCTCCACAGGGCTGCATGTCTTTTGTAAGACACTGACTAAAACCCCAACCGCTCCAAAAGGGAGGATTCTAGACAGGGCCTGCGTGGACAGAACTGATTGATGGATAGATTAGATGTGATTCGATGTGAAGTCTTAAGATCTATGATTATTCTCGAAAAATGTGAACATGCGGTTTACTTTACCTCACCAATAGTGTTTTTGATACCACATGACTGATGACTTGGTTTCTTTGGCCTTCCAGGGGGTCAGTTATCATGTCCTTGGAAGTGAAACTTtcacatttgtttgttgttctatAGCTGCTCTCTGGTGTGTAAGTAGCCCacagatttatgtgtgtgtgttcttgagcaACAGTCATGGAATAAATCCTCTCAGTATTTCAGCTCGGCATTGAGGGGGCGCTTAACCTATGAACCAGAAATGTGGTTgtgatacaggtgtgtgtgtgtctgtgcatttatgtatgtatatacagtatgctgtatagtatttagggtgaccagattgtGTCCTCTTTTTGGTTTGTGAAGAAGAGGACCTGagaaaacactgcctcaaaaggctattttgtatTCATTTGTCAACGACAGAGAAAAACATGATGCAAATTCGCTGTAAACACATTTGAAGCACTAGAAGAACAAAATCCTGAACGATTTTTAAGTCTCAAAAAAAGGACATGTCCTGGAAAAAGAGGACATCTTGTCACACCAGATatctatactgtaggctatatgtgtgtgtgtgtgtgtgtgtgtgtgtgtgtgtgtgtgtgtgtgtatatgtgtgtgtgtgtgtgtgtgtatatgtgtgtgtgtgtgtgtgtgtgtgtgtgtgtgtgtgtgtgtgtgtgtgtatgtctctgtgtttatattcagtgtgtgtatatgcgtgcacgcgcacatgtgcgtgtgtgtgtgtgtttgtggtggcaGGAAGGATAATGATCCCAGTGCAGTCCTGACTGTGTAGGTCTGTAGGCTGATTCTGTTTTTATGTTGTTCATTCATTTTGTATTGTGGTGTGTCTCTAAACTGGTGCGTCTCTGAACTGTATTTTCACGGTAATTAGTTTCACTGTATTCTCACGTATGCTTTGATGCTTTTTTCAGAGTCAGGTAAACTATGTActgctgggtgagtgtgtttgggaaaTGTGTTTTTGCAGCTGTCTGTGGTATGATGAAGCACAGACGAGAGTTCCATCCCGAaggagtcttttaggaagcggAGTAGAGTCAACCCTTTTGGCAGGCAGCCTATGGATGATTAATGGGAATttgcctgctctctccctctctttaatgcacacacacacacacacacacacacacacacacacacacacactcacacacagagagacgtaAAGTAGAAGTAAATGTTTTGCACACACGTGAATTTTGAAGGCATAATGTCGCTTCATACTCACTAGTGAAAAGTGTATCAGTAGAACTCTCAGAGTCAATATCAATAAAAAGGTACATAGGTAGGTGTACATGTAGTTCAGTGCACACTAGATTATGAATTAAACAGCTTTCTAGATAATGTTATGTAACAAGACAGCAGTATATTTAGTTATAGATCATAGCATTACTGTAAATACCGCATTCCAGCAGCCTGAAGGACTAGAGGGTCTGGTGATCAAAATAACTGAACTGAACAAGTGACAGAGAGCCTGTTGACTTTGAGTCATTGAATCATTTTCCAAAAGTCGTCACCAAATACTTCAGCGTGCCTAACACCATCTGTCTCTTTTATTCAGGCCTCCCACCATGTTGTCATAAGTGTGATCTCATGCCGTAGACGTGTGTACAGATCCATTCTCTGTGAGGACCAGGCTTGGCTGGCACACAGAGACGGATTGGCAGCCAGTCAGACATTGCTACAGTCCTACCTGGCAGTCGTGCATGTGTGCCACGCTGCGTGTGCTGATCATTAGATCGGTGTTTGCGTGGTGTAATTCGGTTCTGCTCTAATAACCGTTGGTGTTCCCTGCATTAACCTGGCTTATTGCAGGGCTACCCTTGGTTTGACCCGTTACTCTAGAAAGCAAATTCATAGATTTCGGGGAATAGAAAATAAGGAACTAATGCAGGTTTCACCACAATATCCCAGATACCTGGAGATGGTTAGAGAAACATATAgtgtaatttaataataattacaatataataataatatgagaTGTCTTATACTGCATATAATAACTACTGTAATTTCATTAATAAAGTCATGAATACTAATTCATGAAATgtaaattatatttatattatatttatattcagTAATTATGTAGGCCTTAATCATATTGCATATACACTTTCTGAGTAGCATATTCTTTCAGGTCTTCATAATTTTCAGTGTTTCCATGTTATTTTATGCTACTTTTTGTGTGAAAGCAGGGTCACTGTGGTGACTGAGAGCTGTTGCTCTTTCTCAGAAGTGTTTGTGCACACCCAGAAAGATTATGCTGAGCCATTCTGTCCAATATTGAACAAGGGCCAAACAATGGCAGTCTCAGGAATCAAACCAGCATGATGAAAGATttagtcaggtgtgtgtgtgtgtgtgtgtgtgttaaaacccTCATAGTTGATTAGCTCTTCCAGAATGtaccactgctctctctctcatgtatgCTGCTCCCTCACGTGTCCCAGTAGTGATCTCACTGTTTGTCATGCTCTATTATTATAACAGCGTTAGTATAGCGCTGTGCTGGAGCTCTATCCTCTCTAAAGCGTGTGTGTATACCCTGAGGGAGTAATTGCACTGAACAGAGATGTTTTGTAAACTGCATCTCAGACTTGCACTGTGAGAGGGCCTGGACCCTATCAACAGAATAGTCTGACACCAGACCTTTGGAAACGAGGCTCCACGGACTACTACACTCCGGTTCTACGCTCTTGCCTCAGCAGCACAGAGCTTGCTTTGTTGCTCAGCCAGTGAGGTTCTTTTCATGTGCTCGAGACCGAGAAGTTCCCTTTGTCCTCGAGTGTCcgctgagcgtgtgtgttccATTACGTGTGAATTTGGTGTATTTGTCGAGGCTCTTTTGGGGTTTTAGAATGTCCCTCTTCTGAGGATGACAGTGACAGTTCTCACATTCCATTCATCACCACTCTATTCATTATCAGCCATCTGGAAAAAAACAACCTGTTGCGCAATGTAGCCACATTTATTTAATGTATTTGATGGTTTCCTTCTGTCATGGGAGAGACTGGAGAACACTCCCAGATCGACTACCATCAATCCCAAGAGCAATGTGATGTTACAATATAATGTGGAAACCTTGTCGTGTCTCGTTTTTTGTTCTTCAACGGCAGAGCTGCCTATGCACTTTCAGAAGCATTATGAAatgtctcttcctctgtttgaTTGTAAACAGGAGGCAAGCCGGAGGCGAGCGGCATGGTAGAGATGGAGGAGCTCCCTGTTCCCCACGACATCAAGATCAGCAACATCACATGCGACTCCTTCAAGATTTGCTGGGACATGGACCCTCGGGTCAAGGAGAAAATAACACACTACTTCATAGACCTGAACAAAAAGGAGAACAAGAACTCCAATAAGTTCAAACACAAGGTATAGTAGAATCAACCGAGGAATTACATGATGATGCCATTGTCACTTCACGCTCACCATAAATAGCATCTTCACAATGTTGTTAGGTATGAAGCTGCAAGTACCTTACTTGCACAACTGCACTGGCACTGCACTTTGTACAGTAGTACCTTTAATTTTGTACAGTTGCAGTTGATCTGAGGTGTTATATTGTGGAATTATTTGTAAGGGGCAGAAGGGTAACTTATTGACCTTCCTTTTCTATCATCATTTGAGTTTGTGGTGGGCGTATTCTTCAGCTCTGATAGTTTTCGGTAGTTTACGGTGTcattttacacatacacatgtacacgtaTCCTGAACGAGTCTGCCCCTCCTTTCCTTTTTCAGGACGTCCCCACCAAACTGGTTGCTAAGGCAGTGCCGTTGCCAATGACAGTGCGAGGCCATTGGTTCCTGAGCCCGCGCACAGAGTACACAGTTGCCGTGCAGACAGCCTCCAAACAGAGTGATGGGGATTACGCTGTATCGGAGTGGAGTGACATCATTGAGTTTTGCACTGCTGGTCAGAGacaaaaacaaccccccccaccccacacacacacacacacacacacacacacacacacacagatacacacatacatgcacatgtagGTGGACACACATGTATTAACTGAATCAATTCTGATACTTTTTTCTTGTTTCTAGATTATTCCACAGTTCATCTGAATCAACTGATGCAGAAAGCAGAGGCCATCGCTGGAAGAATGCTTAAATTCTCAGTGTTCTACAGGAATCAACACAAAGAGTACTTCGACCATGTCAAGTATGTTGAtaaatattgaatattgaattttcataaacataaatattGCTTATAGGTCTCAAACATCAGCAGTCTAATGTAATTTATTGACTCCACTGTTTTCCTGTCAGAGAGGTTCAGGGGAGTCGTATGCTCCCTTCAGTGAAGGACAACAGTGGCAGCCATGGTTCCCCCATCAGTGGCAAGCTGGAGGGCATCGTAATCAGCTGCAACACAGAGTTCAATACGGGCCAGCCTCCCCAGGACTCCCCCTACGGCCGCCTGCGCTTTACGGCGCCCGCCCAGACCCTGTTCGGCCCGCACACTCGTCTTTACTTCGGTGacttctactgtatgtacacggCTTACCACTACGTCATCCTGGTGGTGGCCCCAAGGGGCTCACCTGGCGACATCTTCTGCCAGGACCGGCTGCCGGAGCTCAACGTGGCTGACAACCGCTTCCTGACGTGCGTGGCAACCGAGGACGGGCAGCTGGAGTTCCGACACGCCCAGGACGTGATCCTGGAGGTCATCTACACTGAGCCTGTGGAGCTGGCTCAGGGGACTGTAGCCGAGATCAGCGGACACCAGCTCAGTAGCCTGTCCACTCTCGACGCCAAGAAGGACCCAAGCTGCAAGACGTGCAACATTAGCGTGGGGCGCTAGTGCAAACGCTAAAGCTAATGCTAAGCTAACTCCGCTAATGCTTGGCTAAAGCTAAACCTCAGTGGTTTCAAAACCTTCATTCTTGATCCTATGCCCTTATAAACTCAGACATTAGTGTTGGCTGCAAAAGATGGATCCAGCAGTCTCCATGTTGCCCGTTGCATTGAAAACGCCAACTGATCTCCCTCAACTCTTGTGTAATGTTGTTGTCAGTGTGGAATGTCTCTGCGTGATTTCAATGACTGCATTGGAATCTACACCCTGAACAGGTCTTAAAATATGATATATGTGAAAAGCTGAACATGCAATCCCCTCTCCTGTTACAAAGCAAAAAATAAAGAGACACCCTCCTGTCTTTTACCTGAAAACACCAAAATGCCACCTGTAACCCCGTCAGGCCTATCCATAGTTGTCCCAGGAATTCCAGGAACATGGTGAAATggttgacagacacacaccgccCCTTTAAACAGATCTTTTGATACCCTTTATGTTTTCCCTGGCTGCAGACTGTGttaatattattgttttattttggaaATCAAAATGcagctctctgttcttctccacctgctttattttctcttcCATTTTTAGAGGGGATTGATATGTTAATGTTTTCATTCCTCTGTGCGTAGGCCtactggtctctctgtgtgtgtgtgtgtgtgtgtgtgtgtgtgtgtgtttgtgcctgtttaTCTTGTGTGAGAAACAAGACTGAGAAACAACACTGAGTGAGTGTTAAGTCaattctctctgcctcttcgtCTGCATTGTGTCTTTGTCTCCCCCAAGTGGCCGTTTATATGTTCTGAGTGGTGCAGTCTCATGCTTTATATACCAAAGgctcagagacacagagacacaccctaAGAGCCACACTGCCACAAGCTTCTATGATGGCTGATTCTGAGGACTGGGAAGGCCTGTTTGTCTGTCCCTGTTGACAGATGTCGTTATTTCCGATGTCATGTGATGAAATCGTAAGGCCCATGTGTTGTCACAAGCATGAACTGTAACCAAATGCAGACATATATGTCCTTCCACCCTCTATCACTATATCTCCAAGTCTGAGTCCTAGTCAGTCCATGGGCGTATTTACCAAGGATTAGTCTCATTTTATGCACACTTCAGTCATTAGTGAACTTAGGGAGTTGAGCATTTGCAGTCACATTTTGCTTCCTTTCTGCAGTCAATGAGATGAGAATTGTGTTCACAAGCTGACATGTTTCTAGGAGTATCCATTTTGTCATCCAAATTCCAAGATGATGGAATCCAATATAACATGCCAGTACTGTTTAAACAACTGCATGTGATTtaaaatgtgatgtcataattaTATTGGCAACTCTAAAATGGGAAGAGGTTGCTGTTGGGTGTTCTGGAAAAAAATGGAAATATCACATTTGATCTCCAATTCTGACTGAAGGAATTAACTTTCTTGAGTCTTGTAAAGAAATGTGGAAATAAGCAGTTGTATGGCATTGCACTTTCCTTTGCATGAGGTGCAACTTTACCTTTTTTACATTGTGAACCAAACAAAATTCACTTATATGGAAGAAATCAATTGAATGTCATGGAATTGACACCATCTCATTGTATTGATAAAAGGAATGAGGATGTCATGCATTAGTGTGGTAATTATACAAACGTCATTTATGACTGGAGTTCATAGACAGAAAAAATGTGAAGGACTAGTCTTTATGAGCCTGTGTGTTAGAAAATAGACCAGCATTTAACAGCAGAAATTCAGAGAATAATTTGCGATCACCATAGAGGCAGTTGGCCAGACCTTCTGACCTGCCAAAAGGTACCTGTTACGATGACCCGTTATCATATGCAATTAATGAGCAAAGGAAATCATCATACATCTGTTGGACAGTTTCTGACCGTCACTGTGATTACTGTGTTGTCAAAAACAATTATAGATGGCTTTACAAAGACTATGTTGACATCTACAAATGTTGACATCTGGTTAGGCACCATGAAATATTACAATTGCTGCAATTTGATTTCTAGTCATAAAATGCTGGGACAAAATGGAATGTTTGCTGTGTTTAGAGAAGACTGGAAAGTGGCAGACATATTGCAGATTATCCTTTTAAATTCTGTAAACTCCTTGTTACTCTATCATGTTGAAGTGTCTCAAAAAGCCGTCTTTTTAAGAGTAGGATTCCAGTCATATGTTGTGCAGAGTGTGTTGAATTGACTTAGCAAGGCCTTTTGTAGTGTGCATTTGGCTTTGAAGCTCCTGAACCAGCTGTGCTGTTGTCACATTTCACTTCGCCAACAGTGAACAGAAGCTGCACGAATCCAGACAGCCCGCCCTTCCAAGGATGCTCCCCTGCCTTACTTGAAATGCTTTGTACAGTACCTGTTCTATTGCCGTTTTAACCTCAATACGTGGACATATCACTGAGGGAAGCAGTCATTCTCTaacctttctctttctgttgctCTCAGCTTCCCTTTATCATTCACTCTGTGTGTCATGctgttgtgctctctctctctctttcctattTCATGAATGTTCCTTTTTCTTTATCTGACAGCAGTGGTGTGATCAACACCAAATGTGACTGTTTATTAAAAGACCATTCAGGTGTGTACCAACTTTGTTTTGGGTTTTCTCTTTAAAAAACAGtatcttgtgtgtatgtgtgtgtgtgtgtgtgtgtgtgtgtgtgtgtgtgtgtgtgtgtgtatgtgtgtgtgtgtgtgtgtgtgtgtgtgtgtgtgtgtgtgtgtgtgtgtgtgtgtgtgtgtgtgtgtgtgtgtgtgtgtgtgtgtcttaaactGGCCAGATCTTAGATTAGCCAGAGTGGACACATGTTAACTCCTCTGTTAACCATTCAGTAACACAGAAATACTTCAGTGCATTAACAAATgatttactgtacagtaagcaGAAAAGCTGCTCTGGAGTTCCCAAATGAAagtgttcatttgtttttggtAGCAATTGGAACTCGCAAATTAAAACTATCGGGCAGAGAGCAGAAGAAACATTAGGACTGACAAAGTCAATAATTTGGGTACATTCTTGGAATGCCGTACAGTGGCGAGTTCACTAACGTGGCCTGGAAGACAAGAAGACACGTAGAGTGGATGATCAGGGAATTCTGTCATTGttgaaaaaaatcattcacaacaTTGGGCACAAGTCCTCAAGGACAGGTCTCaaggaggtacagtatgtgtatcctCATTATCATAGTCAACAATCAGGAATATACGCCTGTGTGGATATACATAAATACAAAGGGTTTATGACAGGGTGAAAATCACTGGCATCGGTGAAGAACAGAAAGGCCTGACTATAAAATCTACAAACGACtatccagtaggcctacaggaacATAATTCTTTAGACAGAGGAAACCAAAATGAATTTATACCAGAGTGATGGGAAAAGAAAGGTATAGAACGTGGAAGGTACAGCTCCAAAACAGCTGTGTCAAACATGGTCAAGGTGATGGCAGGGAAAAATGGTTGCCAATGGGACTGAGTCACTAATGTTTATCATTGATATGGCTGCTGATAAAAGTGGCAAGATGAATTTGGCTACACGCCGCTCAGATTCAGCTATTTGCCATAAAACAGTGCTTTACAGTGCAGATGGATAATGGCCCAAAATATACTGCAAAAGCAACCAAATGGTTTCAGGGCACAAAAAGTGTGTATTCTTCAATTCTTTAATTCCAGTGAGTCACCTGACCTCAACTCAACTGAGCATTCTTTTCCCTTTCTGAAGACTAGACCGACAGTCTTGGCAAAACATCCCAAAGGAGGAAGCTCAGCATATGAcgatgtagcctacatgaactCCAGACTTAGGAATTAAAATATAAG is a window from the Sardina pilchardus chromosome 18, fSarPil1.1, whole genome shotgun sequence genome containing:
- the LOC134064285 gene encoding phytanoyl-CoA hydroxylase-interacting protein-like, translated to MEVPSLGHNLTSPMSPCEGMVNNLSLESLELCERDGGKPEASGMVEMEELPVPHDIKISNITCDSFKICWDMDPRVKEKITHYFIDLNKKENKNSNKFKHKDVPTKLVAKAVPLPMTVRGHWFLSPRTEYTVAVQTASKQSDGDYAVSEWSDIIEFCTADYSTVHLNQLMQKAEAIAGRMLKFSVFYRNQHKEYFDHVKEVQGSRMLPSVKDNSGSHGSPISGKLEGIVISCNTEFNTGQPPQDSPYGRLRFTAPAQTLFGPHTRLYFGDFYCMYTAYHYVILVVAPRGSPGDIFCQDRLPELNVADNRFLTCVATEDGQLEFRHAQDVILEVIYTEPVELAQGTVAEISGHQLSSLSTLDAKKDPSCKTCNISVGR